In the Pseudolabrys taiwanensis genome, one interval contains:
- a CDS encoding dihydrodipicolinate synthase family protein: MSNKTLSGVIAAIATPIDDTGAPDLTRVIKLARFLLDNGCDGLNVLGTTGEATSFALAERQAVMDAYKANGLPLSRLMVGTGAAAAADAVALTRHAAALGFGGALVLPPFYYKGVPDDGLVAYIDAIVTATADRPIPLYLYHYPAMSGLPWTIPLIKRLLELHPSRIVGLKDSSGDMDYARAAAALSKDFAVFPSTEACLLEARGGTFAGCISATANLNPDLCARAWGAGDAAALDAAVAIRRLFEGKPLVSGVKALLAHIHGDPALARMKPPLAPLPAADRTAVAAGYDAVRARRVA, translated from the coding sequence ATGTCCAATAAAACGCTCTCCGGCGTCATCGCCGCCATCGCCACGCCGATCGACGACACCGGCGCGCCCGATCTGACGCGCGTCATCAAGCTCGCGCGCTTCCTGCTCGACAATGGGTGCGACGGCTTGAATGTGTTGGGCACTACCGGCGAAGCCACATCGTTTGCGCTGGCGGAACGCCAGGCGGTGATGGACGCCTATAAGGCGAACGGCCTGCCGCTTTCGCGGCTGATGGTTGGTACCGGCGCCGCCGCCGCCGCCGACGCCGTCGCGCTGACGCGTCATGCCGCCGCGCTCGGCTTCGGTGGCGCGCTGGTCCTGCCGCCCTTCTATTACAAGGGCGTGCCCGATGACGGCCTCGTCGCGTACATCGACGCCATCGTGACGGCGACGGCGGACAGGCCGATCCCGCTTTATCTCTACCACTACCCGGCGATGTCCGGCCTGCCCTGGACCATCCCGCTGATCAAACGTCTGCTGGAACTGCACCCCTCCCGTATCGTGGGCCTGAAGGACTCCTCCGGCGACATGGACTACGCGCGCGCCGCCGCCGCGCTGTCGAAGGACTTCGCGGTGTTCCCGTCCACCGAGGCCTGCCTGCTGGAGGCGCGCGGCGGCACCTTTGCCGGCTGCATCTCGGCCACCGCGAACCTCAACCCCGACCTGTGCGCCCGTGCCTGGGGCGCGGGCGACGCCGCCGCGCTCGACGCCGCGGTCGCCATCCGCCGGCTGTTCGAGGGCAAGCCGCTGGTCTCCGGCGTGAAGGCCCTGCTCGCGCATATCCACGGCGATCCGGCCCTGGCCCGCATGAAACCGCCGCTGGCGCCGCTGCCGGCGGCCGACCGGACCGCGGTCGCGGCCGGCTACGACGCCGTCCGGGCCCGCCGGGTGGCCTGA
- the rpsT gene encoding 30S ribosomal protein S20, whose protein sequence is MANTKSARKATRVIARRTEVNKARRSVLRSSVRKVEEAIASGDKNTAAAALQAAEPVIMRAAQIGVVHKNNASRKVSRLAHRVAKLGK, encoded by the coding sequence ATGGCCAATACGAAGTCCGCCCGCAAAGCCACGCGCGTCATCGCGCGCCGTACCGAAGTGAACAAGGCGCGCCGTTCGGTGCTGCGTTCGTCGGTCCGCAAGGTCGAGGAAGCGATCGCGTCGGGCGACAAGAACACCGCCGCCGCCGCGCTGCAGGCCGCCGAACCGGTGATCATGCGCGCCGCGCAAATCGGTGTCGTTCATAAGAACAATGCCAGCCGCAAGGTCTCGCGCCTCGCGCACCGGGTGGCTAAGCTCGGCAAGTAA
- the dnaA gene encoding chromosomal replication initiator protein DnaA: MSNADQDSWSRVKERLRAEVGDDVYSSWFARMDLEGIEDGGVRLSVPTRFLKSWIQSHYAERVLACWQAQQPEVGRIELIVRSAVLKPAAPVVKKAEPMPAAVSNGSGAYAGINGNGHGRVSTVGDPGMHDALGGSPLDPRLTFESFVVGRSNTLAHAAAKQVAIARRNDPVMFNPLYIHAGVGLGKTHLLQAITWAGNAAGERKVLYLTAEKFMYGFVSALRTQTALAFKEALRGIGVLVIDDLQFLQGKSTQAEFCHTLNALIDAGRQVIIASDRPPSDLESLDDRVRSRLAGGLVVEMGTLGEELRLEILKARVLAARAHHPSFDVPLPVLSYIAKTVTHNGRDLEGALNRLLAHNKLTGHPVTLEMAEREVRDLIRPQEPKRVKIEDIQRIVARQYNVSRSDLLSSRRTANVVRPRQVAMYLAKTLTLRSLPEIGRRFGGRDHTTVLHAVRKIEGLVGNDVALAEEIEILKRQLQE; the protein is encoded by the coding sequence ATGTCGAACGCGGATCAGGATAGCTGGTCACGAGTCAAAGAACGTCTGCGCGCCGAAGTCGGCGACGACGTTTATTCGAGCTGGTTTGCCCGCATGGACCTGGAAGGCATCGAGGATGGCGGCGTCCGCCTCTCGGTTCCGACCCGCTTCCTCAAGAGCTGGATCCAGTCGCACTACGCCGAGCGCGTGCTCGCCTGCTGGCAAGCGCAGCAGCCGGAAGTCGGCCGTATCGAACTGATCGTGCGCTCCGCCGTGCTGAAGCCGGCCGCGCCTGTGGTGAAGAAAGCCGAGCCGATGCCGGCTGCCGTCAGCAATGGCAGCGGCGCTTATGCCGGCATCAACGGCAACGGTCATGGGCGGGTGTCGACTGTCGGCGACCCGGGCATGCACGATGCGCTGGGCGGCTCGCCGCTCGATCCGCGCCTCACCTTCGAGAGCTTCGTCGTCGGCCGCTCGAACACGCTCGCGCACGCCGCCGCCAAGCAGGTGGCGATCGCGCGCCGCAACGATCCCGTGATGTTCAACCCGCTTTACATCCATGCGGGTGTCGGCCTCGGCAAGACGCATCTGCTGCAGGCCATCACCTGGGCCGGCAACGCGGCGGGCGAGCGCAAGGTGCTCTATCTTACCGCCGAGAAGTTCATGTACGGCTTCGTGTCGGCGCTGCGCACGCAGACCGCACTCGCGTTCAAAGAAGCCCTTCGCGGTATCGGCGTGCTGGTGATCGACGACTTGCAGTTCCTGCAGGGCAAGTCGACGCAGGCCGAGTTCTGCCACACGCTCAATGCGCTGATCGATGCCGGCCGTCAGGTCATCATCGCCTCCGACCGGCCGCCGTCCGATCTCGAAAGCCTCGACGATCGCGTGCGCTCGCGTCTGGCCGGCGGTCTCGTGGTCGAGATGGGCACGCTCGGCGAAGAACTTCGCCTGGAAATCCTCAAGGCCCGCGTGCTCGCGGCCCGCGCGCATCATCCGAGCTTCGACGTGCCGCTGCCGGTGCTGTCGTATATCGCCAAGACCGTCACGCATAACGGCCGCGACCTCGAAGGCGCGCTCAACCGCCTGCTGGCGCACAACAAGCTGACCGGTCACCCGGTGACCCTGGAGATGGCCGAGCGCGAAGTGCGCGACCTGATCCGGCCGCAGGAACCCAAGCGCGTCAAGATCGAGGACATCCAGCGCATCGTCGCGCGGCAGTACAATGTTAGCCGCTCCGACCTGTTGTCCTCGCGCCGTACGGCCAACGTCGTGCGCCCGCGTCAGGTGGCGATGTATCTCGCCAAGACGCTGACCCTGCGCTCGCTGCCGGAGATCGGCCGTCGCTTCGGTGGCCGCGACCACACCACCGTTCTGCACGCGGTGCGCAAGATCGAGGGCCTCGTCGGCAACGACGTCGCGCT